The following DNA comes from Methanosarcina vacuolata Z-761.
GACCATTTCAAAATCAATATCAAGAAAAATGCAGTATCGCAGAGAATAAACAGAATGGGGAAGTTTTTCCTTTTTTATTATGGAGAACGTGATTGGGTAGAATGTCTCACTTACTACAGAGAAAGAGATATTGTTGAGAAAGGATTCAAAGTAATGAAAAATGATATTCAGTCGCTTCCACTAAACACAAACAAAGATTCAACAACAAAGGGATTCATTTTTGTCTGCTTTATCGGACTAATTATTAGAATGAAGCTACTGAGTATGATGAAGGAAACAAAAATTATTGAGGATTATACAGTAGAGAGTTTACTTTTAGAGCTTGAGAAGATCAGAAAAGTAGAACTGCAAAATGGAGAGGTAATAGTTACAGAACTCACAAGAAAGCAAAAAGAAATTATGGAAAAATTGAATTTATGCGCTTAAAAAAAGCGGAAGTCAGGTTTCAAACTGAAAAACAACAAGAAAGGTTAGAAAAATGTTAATCCTCGATTACCCCTATGTCTCCGAATTACTAAAAAATACTGCTGCGGAATTACAGATTCCTGTTTTAAAAAATGAAATGGCAGCCGGACTAAAGACTGAAAAAAAGCTAAACCTTCTTGAAGAAGCTGAATTTATCAAATTAATAAAAGAAAAAGGTGAATGTATCCTTTATTCCAATTCAGAAAACTCAATTGGCTGGATATCTGAAAATCTTGGTTTTACAGGGCTGCCTGAGAAAATCGAGCTTTTCAAGAACAAAGTAAAGTTCAGAGAGCTGCTTGAAAGGCTTTACCCCGAATTATATTTCAAGAGTGTTAAATTTGAAGAACTGGACGAAATCCGGGTTGAGGATATCGAAAAACCGTTTATCATAAAGCCTGCTGTTGGATTTTTCAGCCTCGGGGTGCATAAGGTTTCCACTAACGAGGAATGGGATTCGGTCCTGAAGTCCATAAAGGCTGAGGTTGAAGAGATCAAAAAGCTTTATCCGGCGCCAGTTTTGAATGTGGAGAATTTCATTATCGAAGGAAATATCGAAGGGGAAGAGTTTGCGGTTGACGCTTATTTCAACCGTGAAGGAAAGCCGGTAGTCCTCGATATCTTCAAACATATTTTTTCCTCGGAAAATGATGTCAGTGACAGGGTGTATTTTACTTCGAAAACGATTATAGAAACCTACAGGGAAGCCATTGAGGATCTTTTAAAGGAAATCGGAAAGCTGGCCGGGCTCAGGAATTTTCCCCTTCACCTGGAACTTCGAATATCGCAGGACAGGCGAATCCAGCCGATTGAACTGAACCCGATGCGCTTTGCCGGCCTGTGCGTTACTGATATTGCATATTTTGCATATGGGATTAACACTTACAGGTATTTTCTGGAACAGCTTGAGCCGGACTGGGACAAAATTCTTGCAGATAAAGAAGGGAAGAACTTCTGCTTTATTATGCTTAACAAATCGGAAGACCTCAATTTGAAGGACGTAAAGGCTTTTGATTACGAAAAACTGCTTTCAGACTTTGAAAAGCCTCTGGAACTCAGAAAAGCGGATTACGAAACACGCGGCTACTTCGGGTACATGTTTACCGAAACCAGAGACAGTAGCTGGAGCGAGATTGAAAGGATTCTGAAATCGGACTTGAGGGAATATATCACTTTCAAAGAAGTAGTGCCCGCAAGTTCTGTGCTCAAAAATAATGTTCAAAAATAATGCTCAAAAATAAAGATAATTAAAGAAGTAACTATAAATTTGCCCATTCTAAATAGTGAAGAGCCTTGATTTTTAACCTATCATTTCTATGAAGGTTCATTTACTGATTTTATTCACTGATTTCATTCACTGATCCATGTTTCTGCTTCAAGAAGCTCTTCATTCTTATAGGTCCTCACTGGAAAAGGAACAATAAACTTAATGATTTCAACGGCAACATCCATCCAGTCAACGTCTGAAACAACTGCAATCTTTTCAAAGGCTGTAATGTTCAGTATGCCAACCTTGGCGTCCTCCAGCATGGCATTAAGGGTAAACCACTCAAGTTCCTTATCCATGTGATAAAGAATACGAACCTTACCGTACATCTTGATTTTTTCCTCAACAGCAGGAATTAACACATTTTTGTAGTCATCTCCAGTTACTTCTCCACTCACATTGACTGCTACGACATTTCCCGGCAAACCCTGCATGATCTCTATCATTTAACTCCCCCTTCAGTATACAAGAACTGTAGCGCCCCACATATTCAAATGTTTTTTCCTGCAAATTGCTATCCGAGAGCAATTCAATAATTTTCTTAGCCTCATGACATTAGAGTTTTGAGTTTTTGAGTTGGTTTTTGAGTTGAGTTTTTAGTTGGTTTTTGAGTTGAGTTTTTGAGTTGGTTTTTGTAGTTGAGTTTTTGAGTTAGTTTTTGAGTTGAGTTTTTAGTTGAGTTTCTAATTTATTAATTTGAATGAATATAAACTTTGACTCGGACCATTATATTCATATCATATTCAAAAGACTCATCATGAAAAATGAATCGGACTTAAGCGGTTGAACTGAGAAAACAATAGCACCATAACCAGAAGTTGTTGAATGAAGAAATATACAAATCAATAGAAACGAATCGATAATTATAATTAAAGTTGTAGGTCTAAACATATGACCTGAAGGATAAGATCAAAGGTTTGCAAATTCAGGCGGATATTAGGCTGGTTTGATATATCCGTCATTCAAGATTTCAATCAAAAAATTACCTTATTGTAAGGAGATTAGAACGAATATGAAACCTGCGCAGAATTCCAGAAGATCTTTTCATTTTTCCCTCTTTCAGGGAATATTACCCCTCAACTCCAAACAGATACCCCTGGAAATTATCGCAGGGATAACATTCGCAGCGTTTGCCATCCCCGAAGTTATGGGATACACTAAAATTGCAGGCATGCCTGTAGTTACTGGAATCTACACGATCCTGTTTCCAATGTTAGCTTTTGCCATTTTTGGTTCATCCCGTCATCTTGTCGTTGGCGCCGATTCAGCAACCGCGGCAATTATAGCAAGTGGACTAACAACGATAGCCGTGCCGGGATCTTCTCAATATGTTGCATATGCGAGCGCAATCGCTCTACTCGTAGCAATCTTGCTTTTCCTTGGAGGTTTGTTCCAGCTTGGTTTTCTCGCTGACTTCCTCTCCTACACGGTCCTGATAGGATTTCTCACAGGTGCTGGTATCTATATATCTATATCACAGATTAGCGGGATGCTTGGGATACCTTCAGAACCAGATGGGACATCTGTGCAGATTATATCTTTAGTAAGAAATCTCTTTCTTACAAATACCCCCACGCTCCTGGTCTCATTATCCGTAATCGGGGTTATTGTTCTTGGCGAAAAGATCAGCCACAAATTTCCAGGTTCACTAATAGCGATTATTGGCGCAATTGCTGCAAGCCGGATATTAGACTTTTCTTCTTACGGGATTAGCGTCCTTGGCACAGTACCACAAGGCCTGCCGCAAATTTCTATTCCTCAAATCCCGCTTTCAAATCTACCAGATATTTTCAACATATCCGTTTCTTGTTTTATTATTATCCTTGCCCAGAGTGCTGCAACATCTCGTGCTTATGCCATTAAGTTTTCCGACACTTTTAATGAAAACACAGACCTCATCGGATTGAGCCTTGCTAATGCAGCAGCCGGGATATCAGGGACTTTCGTTGTCAACGGCAGCCCAACCAAGACTGAAATGATAAAAAATGCAGGAGGTAGGACACAGCTTACTCAGCTCACAACAGTCTTAACTGTTATATTAGTCCTGTTGTTCTTTACCAGGCCATTCGCCTATTTACCCACAGCTGTACTTTCGTCTATGGTATTCCTCATTGGTCTGCATCTTATCGATATCGAAGGGATGACCGCCCTTCACAGACAGCGGCCTGTTGAGTTTGCTGTCGCTTTGATAACGGCTATAACGGTCGTAGTTATAGGTGTCGAGCAGGGAATCCTTATAGCTATTATACTCTCGATCATTGCTCACCTGCGCCATAGTTACAGGCCACTTAACCTTCTGCTTGTTCCAAAGGCAGGAGGGGCTATGAAGACATTTCCACTGGAAAGTGGGCAGCAAGCTGTTGAAGGATTGTTAATCTACCGTTTTGGTTCAAACCTCTACTTTGCTAACGAAGACCGCTTCGCGGAAGAAATAATAGACCTTGCCATAAAAAATGGCTCACTTAAATGGTTTTGCATTTCTGCCACAAACATTGGAGATATCGATTTCACTTCCGCAGAGACGCTCAAAAAAGTGTATACCCAACTGCAAAAACTGGGCATTACTCTTGTATTAAGTGAAGTAGTACAGCCTGTGATGAGTGAGCTGGATAAAGACGGCATAACCCAAATGGTTGGTAAAGACCATATCTTTGAGTCAGTTCAGGATGTTATAGAGGCATATAAAAGATCAACAGATAGTTCGTCACATAGATCTACAGATAATTTTTCGCACTAATCTTAAAGCTTCAACTTTTTCCAGTGCCTGGAATTTCTGCACTATAACCCTTTTTGCACTGTAATCCTTTTTGCACTGTAATCCTTTTTTAAAGCGATCACTTTGAAATTAGCACAACTACACTCCTGCCCTGCACAATGTAGCTGTTCCCGCTGACCTGAGTTTCTTCTCCGGCTCCGGCAATTTCCTGAGGAGAAGGCAGGAACGTATCGACTGCTCTATACCAGCTTCTACCTATACATTTGAGTTCAGGAATCTCGAACTCAAGAGGCTCCCAGTACATATTCATCATAACATGTATATCTTCTTCGTCTCCGGGTTCTCCCATGGTAAAAGAAAGGACTCTTGCATGAGGGTCGTCCCAGCCTGGACTGTAGAGCTTGCACCCATGCCAGGAAATATCTTTTAGCCCACGTTCGTTTTCCTTGCCTGTAAAATATCGGGGGCGAAGGATGGTAGTATGGCGTTTTCGAAAATCACTCATCAATTTCCAGAAGCGGAACATATCGCGATTTTTCTCTACTAAATTCCAGTCAAACCAACTCGTCTCATTGTCCTGGCAATAAGCATTGTTGTTGCCTTTCTGAGTGCGTCTGACTTCATCTCCCATGCAAATCATCGGAACTCCTATAGACAGCAACAGAATTGCAGCGAAATTTTTGATCTGCCTTTCCCGCAAGTTTTCAATTTCTGGGTCTTCGGTATCTCCCTCAACCCCGCAGTTCCAGCTCAAATTATTGTCAATTCCATCCCTGTTATTTTCCCCGTTAGCCTCATTGTGTTTGTAGTTATAAGAAACAAGGTCGTTAAGTGTAAATCCGTCGTTCCGTCGTGGCACGTCACGAAATTAACACTATTGATCGGAAGCCTTGATTCGGACTGGTAGAGGTCAGGGCTCCCGGCAATCCGGCTTGCAACCCTCCTTACAAGCCCGGGATCTCCTCTTACAAAGCGGCGGATCTCATCCCGATAATAACCGTTCCATTCAGCCCACCTCGGGCCCGGGAAGTATCCTACCTGATTGAGTGCAGCTGCATCCCAGGCTTCAGCAATCACTTTTATGTATCCGAGAGCATCGTCAAGTTTAATCTGCCATATAACAGGGGGATACTTCATAACCTTCCCATCGGTATCCAGCGAAAGGATAGAACCCTCATCAAACCGAAAACCATCAACATGCATCTCTTCTGCCCAGTATTTCAGGCAGTCTACTATCAGCTTCTGGGGAATAGGATGATTGCAGCTCACTGTGTTTCCACAACCCGAATAATTGCTGTAGTATTGTTTGTCAGGTTCCAGGAGATAATATATGCTGTTATCTATACCCTTGAAAGAAAATACCGGACCCAGGTTGTCTCCTTCGGCTGTATGGTTAAAGACCACATCAAGAATTACCTCAATTCCAGCTTTGTGCAGAGCTCTGACCATGTCCCTGAATTCTTCCATATGAGCTCCGTACTCAGGATTCACACAATAGCCGCTGTGAGGCGCAAAAAAACATATTGGGTCATAGCCCCAGTATTGTTTTCTTCCGTCAAGGCTTGTTGCATCATCAAAATCATATCCTCTGGAGGGATCAAGAGGACCGCCTATCCGATATGCATAGTGGATTCCAGGCTTCAGGCCCCGCACATATACATGCCAGAAGTGAAATGTTTTATTAAGAGCAATACTTGTGGCTTCAGTGATTTCAATACTTGTAGCTTCGGTGGTTTCAAGATCCTCGGAAACTTTAACTGAATTCTCAATATTTTCAATATCCCCAGAAACCTTAACTGGATTTTCAATACTTTCAATATCCTCGGAAACCTTAACTGAGCTCGCAATATTTTCAATATCCTCGGAAACCTTAACTGAGCTCGCAATATTTTCAATATCCTCGGAAACCTTAACTGAATTCTTAATATTTTCAATATCCTCGGAAACCATAACTGAATTTGCAATATTTTTAGAATGAGTAAATTTTCCAACTCTGTTTGTGTAAAGGATAAGAGCAGGTTTCAGATCATCACATCTGTGAAAAAGCAGAAGTTCAACGTAATCTGCATGTTCGGAATAAATAGAAAAATTTACTCCATCTTCATCAGGCGTTGCCCCAAGAGGATGGGGATATCCTCTTTCGATAACATAGTGATACTTCTTAAAAGTCTGTTCGTGATCCGTATCTAATTCTCCTAACATTTTTTGGCTCTAGAAGCATCCCTGAAGTTCTGCAAACTGTAACTCAAATCAAACTGTGGCTTAGATTATCCAGCTTTTCGGCCGTTGACAGACTACCTGCTAACTAACCTGTTTACTTTCTTTTCTCCTTTTAAGCAAATAATTTTTGCTGCCTTTATCTATTCAGGCTCGCAAAAGAGCCATTTCACGAAATATTCCTTTCCAGTAGCCCTTAAGAATTCATCTGTGGCTTTCGATACTTAGATATGGTTTTATCCATATTTATTAACCAGTTTACTTTCTACAGAAATTCAGGCAAAATACCTATTTATCAATGAAAGTTTCATTTCCTTTATAGATAGAAACAGAGGGAGTACTGGTTCTGGAAGACAATATCATAGAAGTAACTAACCTTGAATATTTTTTCGGCGAGATAAAAGCCGTCGATAACATCAGTTTTACGGTAAGAAAAGGGGAGATATTTTCTTTTCTCGGGCCAAACGGAGCTGGGAAGAGTACTGTGATTAATATTCTTACCACTCTCCTGCCTATGCAGAAAGGCAGAGTAACTATTGCAGGCCATGATTTGAGAACTGAGCCTGAAAAAGTAAGAGAATCAATAGGAATTGTCTTTCAGGAGTTGACTCTTGACAGGGATATGACTGTTCGGGAGATTCTGGAATACCACGGAAGGCTCTATTCCATGCCAAAAGCTCAAAGGCAGGCGCGTGTTGACGAATTGCTAAGTCTGGTCGAGCTTGAAGCAAAGAGGGATGTCCTGACAAGATACCTGAGCGGCGGAATGAAGCGCAGGCTTGAGATTGCGAGGGGACTCATGACCCGCCCGAGAGTGCTTTTCATGGACGAACCTACAATCGGGCTTGACCCTCAGACAAGAATCAGAATCTGGGATTACGTAAAAGACATCAACCGGCAGGGCACAACCATTTTTCTGACAACCCATTATATGGACGAAGCCGACCAGCTCAGTAACAGGATAAGCATCATAGATCATGGGGAAATCATTGTCACAGGCAAGCCCTGGGAGTTAAAAAATGCACTTGGTGAAGATCTTATATATCTCGAAACAAGTGATAACAGGGAAGCTTCCAGTCTGTTAATGAAACTTGATACTGTAAAAGGAATTCGAGACAAAGCAAAAGGAATAATTGCTATGGTCAATATGGACGGTACCTACCTGCTGCCTGAGATCATGGATAAACTTCGGAACGGGGGTATTAAGATCAGGGCTGTTAACCTCAAAAAGCCATCAATGGATGACGTTTTTGTTCATTATACCGGAAGGGAGCTCAGGGATACAGGAACCGAAAAAACGATTGTGGCAAAACCAGGAAGGCGTTAAGAGATGCATAAAGGCTTTCTTACCATATACTGGCGTGACATGCTGAGGTTTGTCCGGTTTCGAACTCTTCTGTTTACTTCCCTTGTCCAGCCTGCACTCTGGCTAGCTTTTTTCGGAGTAGCAATGTCAAACAACTTTGAAAGGCTTACTGCAACTATGCCGGTTATTCCCGGGGTGAGGGTTGTGGGATACCTGACTTTCATAGGTGCAGGCGTTATTGCCATGACCACGCTTTTTACAAGCCTTTTTGGGGGGACAGTGCTGCTTTTTGACAAAAACTGGGGGCTTATGCGGGAGACCCTTTCAAGTCCTCTTCCAAGAATCCATATAATCATAGGGATAGGACTTTCAGCCATGACAAAATCCTTTATCCAGGCTACTGTGATCATGGTTTTTGGGCTTTTACTGGGAGTCCAGTTTTTTGAAGGCTACACAGTAACACAGATTCTGGTTTCACTCATCGGGATCATGCTTTTTATAGGGACATTTTCTCTCGGGTTTCTTTTCCTTTCGGCTGCAATAGCAATAACAATGGAAAGCCCGGAAGGGATGCAGGCTGTAATAACCCTGCTTACTATGCCTTTCTTTTTCACGAGCAATGCACTTTACCCTGCGAATTCATTTCCTCCTGTGCTCCGGGCTCTGTCCACAGTCAATCCGCTCACACATCTTGTCAGCGGAATAAGATATTTTGCAATAGGGAGTGAATTTTCGTCAATTGGACTTCGCTATACTTACACTCAGGGAGAGGTTATTGTCTCCTTCCTGGCTCTCCTGGCTTTTGCGGGAATAATGTTTCTTATTGCAAGGTGGAGGTTTACCAGGGTTACAGTTACGTAATTTCAATACTGCTCATTTTTAACGCTGTAAATAAAAGTAAAAAGGAAAAGTGAGAGGGTAAAGTGGGAGGGTAAAGTGGGAGGATAAACACTATGGCCTGTACACACAGGAATATGATAAAAATTAAAAACATAGAACAGGGCTCAAAGGGTTGTGAGGAATGTCTGAAAAGCGGAGATAGCTGGGTACACCTGAGGGTTTGCCTGATCTGTGGGCATGTGGGCTGCTGTGACCAGTCAAAAAATAAACACGCAACAAAGCACTTTGAAGAAACCGGGCATCCTGTGATCCAATCTTTCGAGCCAGGTGAGGACTGGAAGTACTGTTATATTGATCGCCAGTATCTTGAGTAAAA
Coding sequences within:
- a CDS encoding SpoIIAA family protein; this encodes MIEIMQGLPGNVVAVNVSGEVTGDDYKNVLIPAVEEKIKMYGKVRILYHMDKELEWFTLNAMLEDAKVGILNITAFEKIAVVSDVDWMDVAVEIIKFIVPFPVRTYKNEELLEAETWISE
- a CDS encoding SulP family inorganic anion transporter; translated protein: MKPAQNSRRSFHFSLFQGILPLNSKQIPLEIIAGITFAAFAIPEVMGYTKIAGMPVVTGIYTILFPMLAFAIFGSSRHLVVGADSATAAIIASGLTTIAVPGSSQYVAYASAIALLVAILLFLGGLFQLGFLADFLSYTVLIGFLTGAGIYISISQISGMLGIPSEPDGTSVQIISLVRNLFLTNTPTLLVSLSVIGVIVLGEKISHKFPGSLIAIIGAIAASRILDFSSYGISVLGTVPQGLPQISIPQIPLSNLPDIFNISVSCFIIILAQSAATSRAYAIKFSDTFNENTDLIGLSLANAAAGISGTFVVNGSPTKTEMIKNAGGRTQLTQLTTVLTVILVLLFFTRPFAYLPTAVLSSMVFLIGLHLIDIEGMTALHRQRPVEFAVALITAITVVVIGVEQGILIAIILSIIAHLRHSYRPLNLLLVPKAGGAMKTFPLESGQQAVEGLLIYRFGSNLYFANEDRFAEEIIDLAIKNGSLKWFCISATNIGDIDFTSAETLKKVYTQLQKLGITLVLSEVVQPVMSELDKDGITQMVGKDHIFESVQDVIEAYKRSTDSSSHRSTDNFSH
- a CDS encoding ABC transporter permease produces the protein MHKGFLTIYWRDMLRFVRFRTLLFTSLVQPALWLAFFGVAMSNNFERLTATMPVIPGVRVVGYLTFIGAGVIAMTTLFTSLFGGTVLLFDKNWGLMRETLSSPLPRIHIIIGIGLSAMTKSFIQATVIMVFGLLLGVQFFEGYTVTQILVSLIGIMLFIGTFSLGFLFLSAAIAITMESPEGMQAVITLLTMPFFFTSNALYPANSFPPVLRALSTVNPLTHLVSGIRYFAIGSEFSSIGLRYTYTQGEVIVSFLALLAFAGIMFLIARWRFTRVTVT
- a CDS encoding UBP-type zinc finger domain-containing protein, with amino-acid sequence MACTHRNMIKIKNIEQGSKGCEECLKSGDSWVHLRVCLICGHVGCCDQSKNKHATKHFEETGHPVIQSFEPGEDWKYCYIDRQYLE
- a CDS encoding ATP-binding cassette domain-containing protein, producing the protein MKAVDNISFTVRKGEIFSFLGPNGAGKSTVINILTTLLPMQKGRVTIAGHDLRTEPEKVRESIGIVFQELTLDRDMTVREILEYHGRLYSMPKAQRQARVDELLSLVELEAKRDVLTRYLSGGMKRRLEIARGLMTRPRVLFMDEPTIGLDPQTRIRIWDYVKDINRQGTTIFLTTHYMDEADQLSNRISIIDHGEIIVTGKPWELKNALGEDLIYLETSDNREASSLLMKLDTVKGIRDKAKGIIAMVNMDGTYLLPEIMDKLRNGGIKIRAVNLKKPSMDDVFVHYTGRELRDTGTEKTIVAKPGRR
- a CDS encoding ATP-grasp domain-containing protein, with translation MLILDYPYVSELLKNTAAELQIPVLKNEMAAGLKTEKKLNLLEEAEFIKLIKEKGECILYSNSENSIGWISENLGFTGLPEKIELFKNKVKFRELLERLYPELYFKSVKFEELDEIRVEDIEKPFIIKPAVGFFSLGVHKVSTNEEWDSVLKSIKAEVEEIKKLYPAPVLNVENFIIEGNIEGEEFAVDAYFNREGKPVVLDIFKHIFSSENDVSDRVYFTSKTIIETYREAIEDLLKEIGKLAGLRNFPLHLELRISQDRRIQPIELNPMRFAGLCVTDIAYFAYGINTYRYFLEQLEPDWDKILADKEGKNFCFIMLNKSEDLNLKDVKAFDYEKLLSDFEKPLELRKADYETRGYFGYMFTETRDSSWSEIERILKSDLREYITFKEVVPASSVLKNNVQK
- a CDS encoding alpha-amylase family glycosyl hydrolase, which produces MLGELDTDHEQTFKKYHYVIERGYPHPLGATPDEDGVNFSIYSEHADYVELLLFHRCDDLKPALILYTNRVGKFTHSKNIANSVMVSEDIENIKNSVKVSEDIENIASSVKVSEDIENIASSVKVSEDIESIENPVKVSGDIENIENSVKVSEDLETTEATSIEITEATSIALNKTFHFWHVYVRGLKPGIHYAYRIGGPLDPSRGYDFDDATSLDGRKQYWGYDPICFFAPHSGYCVNPEYGAHMEEFRDMVRALHKAGIEVILDVVFNHTAEGDNLGPVFSFKGIDNSIYYLLEPDKQYYSNYSGCGNTVSCNHPIPQKLIVDCLKYWAEEMHVDGFRFDEGSILSLDTDGKVMKYPPVIWQIKLDDALGYIKVIAEAWDAAALNQVGYFPGPRWAEWNGYYRDEIRRFVRGDPGLVRRVASRIAGSPDLYQSESRLPINSVNFVTCHDGTTDLHLTTLFLITTNTMRLTGKITGMELTII